The Fusarium falciforme chromosome 10, complete sequence DNA segment CTTACCAGACCTGAAAATCCATCTGATGCACCCGAGCTTGCCCGTCGTCGCTCTGTTGCCGTTCCAGCCATTGTCGCTGTTGCTGCCGTTgcgccgccgtcgccttGGTCTCTGCCGCCTGccgctcctcatcctcgttcACGTCTAGGTATTGTAACCTTATGCGGATTGACCCCGTTTTCTTTCCATCGCGCCATAGGCTCTGCCATTCATCCAGGTCCGGAAGCCGGCCTTTTAGCACCAACTCACAAAGGTCAATATGCAGTTCACCAATGAGCTCCAGCATCTGGTCTCCCCACACCGAGAGCCTCATGTGATAGAACATTGGTGAATTGTGCACCTCAAAGCGGAACTCTTCGTTCCTAGACCAACGTTAGTAACCATGTGCCATTCAATCTTCCAGAAGAGCCAGGGTGGTAGGGCAGCCGGCTCCAGTCCGATCCAGCAGAAATGACAATGCAGAACCGGGGACCTCCACTGTCCGAGCGACTCGGCATCCTCAACTTAATTGACTCACCAGATCGGCTTTGGCGTCGCTCTCCTCACAAACTGGCTTCGCTGGACATTGTGCCCGTAACAAAGCACGCAGGTCACACCCAGTTTGTCGTCATCAAAGTCTGCTTCCCTAACAGATACGATCAGACGCTTTGGTCCTTGGCTGGCAGACATGAGCCCCTGCTGCAAGCCCGAACTTGTGTTGGCCGGCACAGAGGTTGGTCGATCCGGGCCTAGAAGTTCCGTTGATGACAGCTTGTTTCGTCTACTGCCCGCTAGTACCTGGCTAGCCAGAGAACCAACCATGCCATCCGTTGTTTGCCGGGTGCGTCTCAATGCTGCCAGCGTTGCTGGCCGCGGAATACTCGAGTCGTATCCGGAATCAAGGCTGCTCAATCCCGAGGTCGATTTCAGCGGAGAAACGCAATCAAAGGGATCGACTGCCTGGTCTCGAGCCGAGTGTTTGGTAATAGGGATTGGCGTAGCTGCCCGGTCCTGCATCACCTCCCTCGGCACGAGGTTGCGGGACTTGACGTATCCCACAAATTGCGTTGCTGGATGATCTGGTAGCAAGTCCCACAAAACGACGGGCACAGACAGCAGCAGAAGTGTTGAGTAACTGCGATAGACGCCCTCAACACTCACGTACTTTGCCAAAAGTGGAAACTGCTTCAGCCATCGAGCACAGCTCGCGGCATCGAGCACCTGGTCCTCCTCCAGCGCAACTGTTAGGAGAACATGTGGAGCCGCTCTCTGTCCCTTATCGTCCACCGCCATTAGGGCCTGGATGCGGTCCTCACTCGAGACGTAACTGTCTGACTGCACCTTCTCTGAGAGGTTTCCGGGAATGGATCCGGGTACGGCTTGAGATGACGAGAGAGAATAAGACTCTTCTTCAAACATGCGGCCCAGGGTAATGGAGGCGGTATGCGGGTCGGGCGTTGAGACGATGTAAGCTGGTGTTTTCCTCGACTCAACCAATGCTCCCTGAGATGACCGGTGAGGCGGCGCATGCTTGAGTCGAGTCAGGATCTCACTATGCAGCATGGCGGCGGAGAAAGGGAGCTGCGAGGCCCACTCCTTCATCACTTCGATCAATGTATGAGTGAACGACTGCGCCCCGGGGCGTGGTGTCCATGTTTCGAACCCACAAGCTGCGATTGTTTCCTTGATGTTGGTCGGCCGCTCAGTAAGCGGAGCCGCACTGGCACCAGCACAGCAgtcgaggagcaggaggacgTCGCACTTTGCCATTTCGAACAAGGTCTGGATGGCAGACCATTCTACCGTTGCATAAGTCTTGTCCCGTTTGCTATGCAACAGTTAGCTCTTGTCATCGATGATGGATTTTTCTCTTACCAAGA contains these protein-coding regions:
- a CDS encoding C2 domain-containing protein, translated to MSDFQGLGAKFEELDAQGFQSSVTGSTSSPSPFVQASDASSHTSLSLTSNVCLPAPTTHDTARSHHHMDHLERFVEDLQSSAKRAFPNSAYSRYKKVEVLLIRWEEDELEVEWELNELHKIFRDLYGFSTEQFLIPSQNSHRKLNLKALRFVEEHENEDTLLIVYYGGHGVINKARQSTWSCKRDKTYATVEWSAIQTLFEMAKCDVLLLLDCCAGASAAPLTERPTNIKETIAACGFETWTPRPGAQSFTHTLIEVMKEWASQLPFSAAMLHSEILTRLKHAPPHRSSQGALVESRKTPAYIVSTPDPHTASITLGRMFEEESYSLSSSQAVPGSIPGNLSEKVQSDSYVSSEDRIQALMAVDDKGQRAAPHVLLTVALEEDQVLDAASCARWLKQFPLLAKYVSVEGVYRSYSTLLLLSVPVVLWDLLPDHPATQFVGYVKSRNLVPREVMQDRAATPIPITKHSARDQAVDPFDCVSPLKSTSGLSSLDSGYDSSIPRPATLAALRRTRQTTDGMVGSLASQVLAGSRRNKLSSTELLGPDRPTSVPANTSSGLQQGLMSASQGPKRLIVSVREADFDDDKLGVTCVLCYGHNVQRSQFVRRATPKPIWNEEFRFEVHNSPMFYHMRLSVWGDQMLELIGELHIDLCELVLKGRLPDLDEWQSLWRDGKKTGSIRIRLQYLDVNEDEERQAAETKATAAQRQQQRQWLERQQSDDGQARVHQMDFQVW